One Mycolicibacterium rufum genomic window, GTCGGCGTCGTCACCCACGGTGCGCCGGGATCCGGGCGGGGGATCGCGCTGCTGACGCCGGCCGATCCGGGCGCGCGGCTGTCCTGCACGGCGACTGTGGACTTCAAGGTGCCCCTGGTGGGCGGCAAGATCGAGGGGATGATCGGCAGGCTGATGGTGCCGCAGTTCTCGGTGATCCTGCGCTACACCGCGAAGTGGATCACCCAGAACTCCTGATCGTCACGGCGTGGGTGACGGGTCTGCGGCCGTCGCGCCGCTGTCCCGGGGGCCGGTCGTGTCGGCGTCGGTGCGCCTGCTGTCGTCGGTGGTGACGGCGTCTTCCTGACGGTGCAACGAATCATCTTCGCGCAGAGCATGTTTGACCCGCCTGCTGGGCCGATCGGCGGTGCGGTCGGCACCCGTCTCGCCTGCGGCGTCGTCCTCGGCGCCGGCACCCTTCTCCTCTGCGGCGTCGGCGGATTCCTCGGGGCGCTGGTCGGGTTCGGCGTCCGCGGCGTCTCTCGGCTCGACGGTCCGCCGGGGCGCCGCGGTGTGCTGCGACACCGCCTCGATGCCCTCGCGCAGGGCGCCCGGCATGTGGGCGGCCGTGTCCAGCAACTCACCGATCGACGGCATCAGCCGGGCTGGTCGGTAGCGGCTCGGGTCCGCCGGAATGGGATTGCCGTCGTAGTAGGCCGAGTCGACGATGAGCTTCAGCATCGGTTCGGTGAGATCGGCGATGGTGCTCCCGAACGGCACCACGTCGCGGATCAGCCGCGCCAGCGGCAGTTCGTCGGTGGTGTAGGTGACATAGGTGGTCTGCCCCCGCGTCGTCACGTAGGCGGCGACGCGGTCCTCGACCGGCGGCTGGCACCGCGCGTCCTGACACGGCTGCACCTGGCCGCTGGCGAGGACGGCGCAGCTGTTGGCGCTGCCGCACGAGACCGACGGCGTGCCGTCGACGCCGACAGGCAGTGCGATCTCGGACTGGTCCCGGTACCCGTAGAGATAGGCCACCAGCGAGTTGACGTGGGCCACGACGTTGAACAGGTCGGCGGGGGCGTTCGAGTTGTAGTTGTACTGATAGGCGATGTCGATCACCGCGGCGGCCGCGGTGTCCGTGGGTGTCGGGAATGGATTGACCCCGATGAGCGCGAAAAGCGGGTATCGGGTGCCGAAACCCCCGTCGGGCCGGGAGACGTTGTTGTCGAGGACGAAGACGGTCTTCGGCAGCGCCGGGTCGTCGCGCCGGTCGAACGCCGAGAGCGCCAGGCTCGCGTTGGCCGCCCCCCAGCCCGAGGCCAATACCGCGTTGTCCTCACCCGAGTTCGCCTGCAGCGCTTGCCCGATCGCGGCCGGACCGCCGCGGAAATCGACCGGGATCAGGTCCGGCCCCGGCTGACCGCCCGGGTTGTACGGGGCCTGGTTGAAGAGGCCACCGAAGAAGTCCTCGTTGCCCGTGCCGTCCGGATGCGTGGAACTGCCGACCACGATCAGCGCGGTGAGGTCGACCGACAGTGCCGCGATCGACGCCGGTTGGGTGGCGGCGACACCCCCGACGGCCGCTGCGATTCCCACGGCTGTGATGCCCACGGCCGCCCCACGAAATGTGCCCTTTGCCAACATGCCCTCCCCGTCACGTTCCCTGCACAGTAGCGCGGCGCGGTGCGTTCGTGGCAACGCCGCGTCAGTGTGCTGGCCCGCCGGTGCCGAAGCACTCCTGCAGGAAGTGGCCGAGGGCGGTCCAGGCCCTGCGCGACGCGGTTTCGCTGTAGAGGATGCCGCGCTCACGGTCGTCGGCCCACGGCGCCATGAACGCGTGCATGGTGTCGCCGTAGGCGTGCAGTTGCCAGTCGATCCCGCGGCTGGAGAACTCCCGTCCGAGCGCCACCACGTCCTGCGGCGGGGCGAACGGATCGTCCCAACCGTGCAGCACCAGCACCCGCGCGTGCACGTCGCGCTCCCCGAGCGTCGGGTGCGCGGTCAGCAGGCCGTGGAAGCTCGCCACGCCAGCGAGGGGATGGCCCGCCCGAGCCAGGTCGAGCACGCACAGTCCGCCGAAGCAGAATCCGATCGCGGCCAGCTGCGTCCCGGCGACCTGCGGCACCGAGGTCACGGCGGTGAACACCGTCGCCAATCGCTGCGCCAGCGCATTCCGGTCCTCGGCGAAGCGGGCCATCTCGGCGCCGGTGGCGTCCATGCCGCCGCGGGTGACCTCCTCGCCGAACAGATCGACGGCGACGGCCTGGTAGCCCCACTGGGTCAGCCTGGCGGCGAAGTCCACCTGCAGATCGCTGCGCCCCTCCATCCCGTGTACGACGAGAACGGTCTGCGCGGGCGCGTGGGTGTCGTCGTGCACGAGCACCGCGTCGAACGAGGCTCCGTCGATGTCGTGCCGGAGCGATGTCTTGATCACAGCCACCCGGTCGACGCTGCCATGGAACCGCCGCCCGAGCGAGGGGCGTTCACTGCGCGCGTAACCCGGCGCCGATGCGGTTCCCGAGGGGTCCAATGACGTTGCGGCCGAGCGTCTCATCAGGCGGCCAAGTGGCAGGCTCGGACAATTGACGCCGTCACAAAAACGATTGCCCGAATCGCCGTTGATCATCACGGTCTCGGCGTAGTGTCTGCCCCGTTTCGGGTGTTGCTGAGAGGGGTCGTGGTCATGAGTGCTGCAAGTTATGTCGGTCGGGTCGGCGGGTTGGCGATTGCCCTGGGGGTCGGCACCGCGATCCTCACGGGCCAAGGTGTGGCCTACGCCGACGACACCGATACGTCGACGCCGTCGTCGGTCGACGCCGGATCGCCGGGTCCGTCGACGCGCGACGACACGGTGACGCTCGACAGGCAGCCGTTCGGCAAGCACCGCAGTACCGAGCGCACATCGCTCGCGGACACCGTCAAGGGCATCGTCGACCGGGTCGCCGAGGAGCGTCAGAAGCGCGCCGAGGCCGCCGCTGACGCCGAGGACGCCGACGCTCCCGCCACCCGGCCGGGCGAGCGTCGGAAGCACCGCGACGCCGCCGATGAGCAGGAATCCACTCCGGCGCAGCAGGATTCAGCGTCCAGCGAGGCCGCGGACGCCGCCGATGACGCCCCGTCGGTCGACAAGGCGCGAGGGCTCGCCTGGCTGAAGAACCCGCGGGTGCTCGCCGGCCGGGAGGCGCGCGACGCCCGGGAGGCTGAGCCGGCACGCACGACCGTCACGTCACTGTGGACTCCGCCGGGCGCACTGACCGCCGACGACACCGAGGTCACCCCGCCCGCCACGCCGCGGACGACCGTCGTGGGTGGCCTGCTCGCCGCACTGAACCGGGTGCTCGACCCCGGCTCGTCCAACAACACCACGCCGATCGGCGGCTCACTGTCCGACCTCGTCCTGCTGGCCGGCGCGCGCCGCGAGTCGGCGCAGGTGGACGCGTTGGTGGCCCAGTCCTTCGTCACGACCTCGCAGGGGGTGATCGTCGGGTGCACCGTCGGTCTCACCTGCACCACGCCGGACGGATCGGTCTACACGCTGAAGGACGGCCCGAGCAAGGGCGGCAAGCTGACCCTGGACGCCACGACCGGCGCCTTCCGCTTCCTGCCCTTCGCCGACGAGAAGACCACCAACGGGCCGTCGGGGACCGAGACCTTCTCGGTGCTCGTCGCGCAGAACACCAAGTTCACCGACGCCATCACCGGCCTGCCGATCATCGGGGCGAGCCTGATCACGCCGATCGTTCAGGCCCTGCAGCAGGCGGGCGTCCTCTCCGGTCTGATCGGCACCGCCGAGCTGCAGAACATCGAGGTGGACATCGACGCGTTGCGCGGGGTGGCGGACACCCCGGTCGCCTACACGACGTTCGTGACGTCGTGGGACGGCGTCAAGATCAGCACGAACTTCTTCCCGGCGCTGCCCGTCGGTGACGACGCCAACCCCGGCTACGAGACGATCTTCAACGGGCCAGGCCTGGCGCAGCCGGGTGCCACCGACCCCAACGACCCGTTCGTCAAGAATTTCCGGGCCCTCGGCTACAACGTGGTGACCTGGGATCCGCGCGGTGAATTCGCCTCGGGCGGGTTGCTGCAACTCGACAGCCCCCAGTACGAGGGCCAGGACGTCCAGCAACTCATCAGCTGGGTGGCCACCCAGAACGGCGTCGAACTCGACAAGGCGAACGATCCCAGGATGGGGATGGTCGGCGTCTCCTACGGCGGTGGCATCCAGTGGGTGACCGCCGCGGGGGACAACCGGGTGGACGCGATCGCGCCCGGGTGGTCCTGGAACACGTTGCCGGACTCGCTGTATCCGCACAATGCGTTCCGGACCACCTACTCGGCGATTCTGCTGCTCGGCCTCGTGGAGACGCGGGCCAGGATCAACCCGCAGATCTACGGCGGCATCCTGACCGGTGCGACGCTGGGGATCCTGACGCCGGCCCAGATCCAGCTGCTGCAGAACAGCGGCCCGGGGGAGACGGTGCGCGGGATCTCCGTGCCTACCCTGATCTTCCAGGGCACCGTCGACGTGCTGTTCCCGCTGCACCAGTCGCTCGTCAACCTGGGCTATCTCGAGGACAACCCGAACGTGAAGCTGATCTGGTTCTGCGGCGGCCACGGCACCTGTCTGCCGGGCCAAGGCAACGGCACCGCCGACAGCGTCTGGACGCTGACCGAGACGGTCAAGTGGATGCAGACCTACGTCAAGGACCTCATTCCCGCCGACGACAAGGTCTTCGAGTGGAGCGATCAGACCGGCACTCGGTGGGCGTCGACGGTGCGCCCGACCGACGACACGTTCTACGACGCGATCAGCAAGGTCCCCACGACGGAATGGAACACCGGCAAGACGCTGCCGATCATCCCGATCGTCGGCGGTTCCGGCCCGGGCCCCATCGCTCCGGCGCCCTACTCGTACGGCAACGGATCCGTCGCGACGAATGCGGTCACCATCGATCTGACCAATCCGTCGGGTGCGGCCAACGTCGTGGGCGCGCCGCACGTGGTGATCGACTACAGCGGTCTGGGCACCAGCCGGCACATCTACGCCCAGGTCGTGGACAACAAGACGGGACTGGTGGTCGGCAACATCGTCTCGCCGGTACCGGTCACCCTCAACGGCCGGGACCAGCAGGTCGAGATCGACCTCGAGGACATCGCCTACACGATGACCCCGGACAGCGACCTGAGTCTGCAGATCTTCACCACCGCAACCCCGTTCCTGAACCTGACGCAGTTCGGCTTCGTCAACATCAAGAGCGTGGAGGTGACGCTGCCGACGACGTCGAAGGGTTCCCTGCTGGCGGTGTTCAACCCCGTCGCGGTCTGACGCGCAAAGGCCGCCGAGTGTGCAGTTGTTGACGCGAATCGCGAGTGCGACCGTCAATAACTGCACACTCGCGGCGTTCTGAGAGAAGAGCGCCCCCGGCAGGGATCGAACCTGCGGCCAACCGCTTAGAAGGCGGTTGCTCTATCCACTGAGCTACGGAGGCAACGCCCGAGGAGTGTATCGCGCGCAGGCCGTAAAGCCGCTCCGCGTCCGGAGGCGGCCGACTAGCGTGGTGCCCATGAGCAATGCGCCGGACGTAGACGCGGCGGGACTTCCGGAGGAACTCAGCCCGCTCGACCAGATCCTGCACCGCGGCGAGGCCAACCCGCGCACCCGCTCCGGCATCCTCACCGTCGAACTGCTCGACACCACCCCCGACTGGAACGTCTTCCGCGCCCGCTTCGACAACGCCTCCCGCAAAGTGCTGCGGCTGCGGCAGAAGGTCGTCACCCCCACGCTGCCGACGGCCGCCCCGCGCTGGGTCGTCGACCCGGACTTCAACCTCGACTTCCATCTGCGCCGCGTCCGCGTTCCGCAACCGGGCACCCTGCGCCAGGTGATGGACCTGGCCGAGGTGGCCGCCCAGTCTCCGCTGGACATCTCCCGTCCACTGTGGACCGCCACGCTCATCGAGGGCGTGCACGACGGGCAGGCCGCGCTGATGGTCCATCTCAGCCACGCCGTCACCGACGGTGTCGGCGGCGTCGAGATGTTCGCCAACCTGTACGACCTCGAACGCGACCCCCCTCCGCAGGACGCCGCCCCCTTACCCATCCCCGCCGATCTGTCGCCCAATGACCTGATGCGGCAAGGGATCAACCGCCTGCCGGGCACCATCGCCGGCGGTGTGCGCGACGCACTGTTCGGCGCCGCGCAGGCGGTCGGGCACGTGGTGCGCGATCCCGTCTCCCGACTGGGCAGCGTCATCGACTACGCGATGTCGGGCGCCCGGGTCATCGGTCCGGTCGCCCCGCCCTCGCCGCTGCTGCGCCGGCGCAGCCTGTCGAGTCGCAGCGAGGCCATCGACATCGAGTTCGGCGCGCTACACCGTGCGGCCAAGGCCGCCGGTGGCTCGATCAACGACGCGTACCTCGCGGGGTTGTGCGGGGCGCTGCGCCTCTATCACCAGGCCAAGGGTGTTCCGGTGGACACGTTGCCGATGGCGGTCCCGGTGAACCTGCGCTCGGAGGCGGACCCGGCGGGCGGCAACCGGTTCGCGGGCGTGAACCTGGCCGCTCCGATCGGTCTGAGCGACCCGGCCGTGCGCATCCGCAACATCAGGACGCAGATGACGCGCAAGCGCGACGAGCGTGCCCTCGACATGGTCGGCGCCATCGCCCCCGTCGTCACCCTGCTGCCCGACAGCGTGCTGGAGACCATGGCCGGCTCGATCGTCAACTCCGACGTGCAGGCCAGCAACGTGCCCGTGTACGCCGGCGACACGTTCATCGCCGGCGCGAAGGTGTTGCGGCAGTACGGGCTCGGGCCGCTGCCCGGCGTCGCGATGATGGTCGTGCTGATCTCCCGGTCCGGCTACTGCACCATCACCACCCGCTACGACCGGGCCGCCTTCACCGATCCGGCGCTGCTGTCCCGTTGTCTGCTCGCGGGTTTCGACGAGGTCCTCGCCCTCGGCGGTGACGGCCGGGCCTCGCCGGCCACGTTCACCGATGAGTCGCCCTCGTTCAGCGCGACCTCCCCGTCGTCTGCCACCCCGAAGTCCCCCGCCACCTCGACGAACGGAAGTGCCGCACCGTGACACCGAATACGCCCGGTAGCCCTCAGATGCGTCTTCCCGGTTCGGTCGCCGAGATCGAGGCCAGTCCGGAGGGGCCTCAGGTCGGGGCGTTCTTCGACCTCGACGGCACGCTCGTCGCCGGGTTCACCGGTGTGGTGATGACCCAGGACCGGCTGCGGCGGCGCCAGATGTCGGTGGGTGAGTTCATCGGCATGGTCCAAGCCGGACTCAACCATCAGCTGGGCCGCTCGGAGTTCGAGGACCTCATCGGCAAGGGCGCCCGGATGCTGCGCGGTAACTCGGTCGACGACATCGACGAACTCGCCGAGCGGTTGTTCGTGCAGAAGATCGTCGGTCGCGTCTATCCGGAGATGCGCCAACTGGTGCGCGCGCACATGGCGCGCGGGCACACCGTCGTCCTCAGTTCCTCCGCGCTGACCGTGCAGGTCGAACCCGTCGCCCGCTTCCTGGGAATCGACAACGTCCTGAGCAACAAGTTCGAGACCGACGAAAACGGGCTGATCACCGGCGAGGTGCAGCGGCCGATCATCTGGGGGCCCGGCAAGGCACGTGCGGTGCAGGAATTCGCGACGGCCAACGGGGTCGACCTGTCCCAGAGCTACTTCTACGCCGACGGCGACGAGGACGTCGCGCTGATGTACCTCGTCGGCAATCCGCGCCCGACCAATCCCGAGGGCAAGATGGCCGCCGTCGCCGCCAAACGCGGGTGGCCGATCCTGCGGTTCAGCAGCCGCAGCGGGGCGAGCCCGGTGTCGCAGCTGCGCACCGCGGCCGGCATCGCGACGATGGTGCCGGTGGCGTGGGGGGCGCTGGGGGTCGGGCTCCTCACGCGTAATCGGCGCAGCGGCGTGAACTTCTTCACGTCGATGTTCGGCCGGACGCTGCTCAACACCGTCGGGATCAACCTGCAGGTGCTCGGCGAGGAGAATCTGACCGCGCAGCGCCCCGCGGTGTTCATCTTCAACCACCGCAATCAGGCCGACCCGCTGATCGCCGGACGGCTCGTCAGTGACAACTTCACCTCGGTCGGCAAGAAGGAACTCGAGAACGACCCCATCGTCGGCACGATGGGCAAAATCATGGACGCCGCCTTCATCGACCGTGACGATCCGCGCAAAGCCGTCGAGGGACTCAAGAAGGTCGAGGAGTTGGCGCGCAAGGGCCTGTCGATCCTGATCGCCCCCGAGGGCACCCGGCTGGACACCACCGAGGTCGGCGAGTTCAAGAAGGGTCCCTTCCGGATCGCGATGTCGGTGGGCATCCCCATCGTGCCGATCGTGATCCGCAACGCCGAGGTGATCGCGGCACGCGACTCCAGCACGTTCAATCCCGGGACCGTGGATGTCATTGTCTTTCCCCCGATTCCGGTCGACGACTGGACTCACGACAACCTCACCGAGCGCATCGCCGAGGTCCGGCAGCTCTATCTCGACACGCTGAAGGACTGGCCGCACGACACCCTGCCGGTGCCCGACCTCTACACCCGTAAGAAGGCCAAGGCCCCCGCCGCGAAGAAGGCACCGGCGAAGAAGGCCGCCAAGAAGGCCACCGCCACGAAGACGGCCGCCAAGAAGACGGCCGCCCAGAAGGCTCCGGCCAAGACCGCCAAGAAGGCGCCCGCGAAGGGCCGGCCATGAAGGTCCGCGCCGACGACATCACCGCGTTCACCGCGGTCGACGACACCCTCGTGCTGGCCTCGGTGTCTTCACCGGCCGAGGAGGAGTTGCTCAGCGACTGGCTGCACCGGCAGCGGGACGAACACCCGGACTCGAAGATCGAGGTGCTGAAGCTGCCGGCCGACGATGACCCACCGCCGGGGGTGCTGGCTCAGCTGGTGGAGATGCTCGATGCCGACGACGACCGCTCCATCGTCCCGGTGCGCGTGTTCTGGGTGCCCGGCGGCCTGCCGACGCGCTCGAAGGTGGTCGCGCTCATCTCGGGACGTGACACCTACTGCCCGCCGAAGATCCTGCAGCACAGCATCCTCAAGCGCGACCCCTCGCGCGCCCGGGTCGTCGCCGGCGAACCGGCGAAGGTGTCCGAGCTGCGGCAGTACTGGAGCGACAACACCACGGCCGAAAACCCGAGGGAATTCGCCCGATTCGTGCTGCGCCGGGCCATCCTGGCGATCGAGCGGGTGGAGCTGCGACTGCTCGGCCCGGAATACAAGTCGCCGCGGCTGATCAAACCGGAGGTGCTGTCCTCGGCCCGGTTCCGGGAGGGTCTGGAGAAGATCCCCGGCGCCACCGTCGAGCAGGCCGGTGAGATGCTCGACGAACTCGGCACCGGCTGGAGCCGTTTCTCGGTCGATCTGATCCCGTCGCTCGGCCGGGCGATCTTCAGCCGCGGCTTCGACCCCAACATCGACTACGACCGCACCGAGGTCGAGGCGATGCGTCACGCGCTGGAAGCCCACCCGGCCGTGCTGCTGTTCTCCCACCGGTCCTATCTCGACGGCGCGATCGTGCCGGTCGCCATGCAGGAGAACCGGCTCCCGCCGGTGCACACCTTCGCGGGAATCAATCTGTCGTTCGGCGCGATGGGCCCGCTGATGCGCCGCTCCGGCGTGATCTTCCTGCGCCGTAAACTCGACGACCCGCTGTACAAGTACGTGCTCCGTCAGTTCGTCGGCTACATCGTCGAGAAGCGGTTCAACCTCGCCTGGGCGATCGAGGGCACCCGGTCGCGCACCGGGAAGATGTTGCCGCCCAAGCTCGGTCTGCTCGCCTACGTCGCCGACGCCTACCTCGACGGCCGCAGCGACGACATCCTGCTGCAGCCCGTGTCGATCAGCTTCGATCAGCTGCACGAGACCGCCGAGTACGCCTCGTACGCCCGTGGCGGGGAGAAGACCCCGGAGGGGTTGTCCTGGCTGGTGAATTACATTCGGGCGCAGGGCGAACGCAACTACGGCAAGATCTACGTCCGCTTCCCGCAGGCGGTGTCGATGCGGGAGTACCTGGGCGAGCCGCACGGCGCGATGACGACCGACGAGGCCGCCAAACGTCTCGCGTTGCAGAAGATGGCGTTCGAGGTGGCGTGGCGCATCGTGCAGGTGACCCCGGTCAACGCGACCGCGCTCGTCTCGGCGCTGCTGCTGTCCACCCGCGGCGTCGCGCTGACGCTGGACCAGTTGCACCACACGCTGCAGGACTCGCTCGACTACCTCGAGCGCAAGCAGACCCCGATGACCAACAGCGCGTTGCGGTTACGCACTCCCGACGGCGTGCGCGCCGCGCTGGACGCGCTGTCGGGGGGACACCCCGTCACCCGTGTCGATGGTGGTCGCGAGACCGTCTGGTATATCGCGCCGCAGGACGAGCTCGAGGCGGCGTTCTACCGCAACTCGCTGATCGACGCGTTCCTCGAGACCTCGCTCGTCGAGCTCGCCCTGGCCTACGCGGCCCGCACCGACAGCGATCGGGTGGAGGCGTTCTGGAGTCAGGTGATGCGACTGCGGGATCTGCTCAAGTTCGAGTTCTACTTCGCCGACTCGGCCGGCTTCCGTGAGCACGTCGCCGAGGAGATGTCCTGGCACGAGGACTGGGAAAGTGACGTCGCCGCCGGCGGTGACCGCCTCGACGCGCTGCTGCGCGCCAAGCGGCCGACGATCGCCGGCCCGCTGCTGCGCCCGTTCTTCGAGGCCTATCAGATCGTCGCCGACGCCCTGCTCGACGCTCCCGCCGACATCTCCGAGAAGGACCTGACGGCCAAGGCGCTGGGGCTCGGCCGCCAGTACGTTGCGCAGGGCCGGGTGCAGAGCAACGAGTCGGTGTCGGCGCTGCTGTTCACCACCGCGCGGCAGGTCGCCGCCGACCAGCATCTGCTCGAACCGGCCGCCGACCTCGAGGACCGGCGCAAAGAGTTCCGCGGCGAGCTCCGCGGCATCCTGGCCGACATGAACACCGTCGACCGGACGGCGCGGCGGCAGTTCGTCGCCCGCGAGCGCAGCCGTCGCGAGCTGCGCAACCCGACGGTCTGAGGAGCTCCGCCCGCCGAGGTCATACGCTGGAGGGATGACTCTCACCGGCCGACCCGCCGACGTCGGCGTGCGCAAGGCATCGGTGTGGCCACTGCTCTACGGCGTCGCCGTGCTGGCGGGGTTGACCGCGGCCGCGCTGTCCGCGCTGTCGCTCGCCGAATCGCTGACCGCGACCGGATTGCCCGACCCCGGACCGGTCACCACCTACGGGCTGCCGTTCGTCAAGGCGGCCGGCGAGCTCGCCGCGGTGATCGCCGCCGGCTCGTTCCTGTTCGCGGCGTTCATGGTGCCGCCGCAGGCCAACGGGGTCCTCGACGTCGCCGGGTACCGGGCGCTGCGGACGGGGACGGCGGCGGCCGGGATCTGGACGGTCTGCGCGGTGCTGATGGTGCCGCTCACGGTCTCCGACATCAGTGGGCAGCCCCTGTCGTCGCGGCTGAGTCCCGGTGCCATCTGGTCGGTCGCCGATCTCATCGACATCGCGGGCGCCTGGCGGTGGACCGCGCTGTTCGCGGCGGTGGTGACCGTGGTCAGCATCCCCGTGCTGCGCTGGTCGTGGACGCCGGTGCTGTTCGGGGGCGCGCTGGCGACGCTGCTGCCGCTCGCGCTGACGGGGCACTCGTCGTCGGGCGGTGCGCACGACGTCGCGACCAACAGCCTCCTCGTGCACCTGATCGCGGGAGCGGTGTGGGCCGGGGGACTGCTCGCGCTGCTCGCGCACGCGCTGCGCAGTGGCGACCATGCATATTTGGCGGCGCGCCGCTTCTCGGCGGTGGCGCTGTGGTGTTTCGTGGCGATGGCGATCAGCGGCGTCATCAACGCACTGGTGCGTCTGCGGCCCGAGGACCTGATGCAGACCCGGTACGGCTGGCTGGTGCTGGCCAAGATCGTCGCGCTGGTGACCCTGGGGTTCCTGGGTTGGCGGCAGCGCCGCAGCGGGGTGGCCGCGCTGGCGGAGAACCCGGGCGCCCGGGCGGCGCTGATCCGGTTGGCGCTGGTCGAAGCCGTCGTTTTCGGGCTCACGTTCGGCATCGCGGTTGCGCTGGGCCGCACCCCGCCGCCGCCTCCGCGCAGCGTGGACCTGTCGATCCCCGCCGTCGAGATCGGCTACGACCTGGCCGGGCCCCCGACGGCGGCGCGGTTGCTGTTCGACTGGCGATTCGACCTGATGTTCGGTACCGCTGCGCTGGTGGCGGCGGTGGTGTACCTCGCGGCGGTGCGCCGGCTGCGCCGCCGCGGCGACGCCTGGCCGGTCGGTCGCGTGGTGGCGTGGCTGCTCGGCTGTCTGGTGCTGCTGCTGGCCACGTCGTCGGGGATCGGCCGGTACATGCCGGCGATGTTCAGCATGCACATGATCGCCCACATGCTGCTGTCGATGCTCGCGCCGATCCTGCTGGTGCTCGGCGCGCCGATGACGCTGGCGCTGCGCGCGTTGCCGACGGCCGGGCGCAACGAGCCGCCCGGTCCGCGGGAGTGGCT contains:
- a CDS encoding dienelactone hydrolase family protein encodes the protein MAVIKTSLRHDIDGASFDAVLVHDDTHAPAQTVLVVHGMEGRSDLQVDFAARLTQWGYQAVAVDLFGEEVTRGGMDATGAEMARFAEDRNALAQRLATVFTAVTSVPQVAGTQLAAIGFCFGGLCVLDLARAGHPLAGVASFHGLLTAHPTLGERDVHARVLVLHGWDDPFAPPQDVVALGREFSSRGIDWQLHAYGDTMHAFMAPWADDRERGILYSETASRRAWTALGHFLQECFGTGGPAH
- a CDS encoding alpha/beta hydrolase family protein produces the protein MSAASYVGRVGGLAIALGVGTAILTGQGVAYADDTDTSTPSSVDAGSPGPSTRDDTVTLDRQPFGKHRSTERTSLADTVKGIVDRVAEERQKRAEAAADAEDADAPATRPGERRKHRDAADEQESTPAQQDSASSEAADAADDAPSVDKARGLAWLKNPRVLAGREARDAREAEPARTTVTSLWTPPGALTADDTEVTPPATPRTTVVGGLLAALNRVLDPGSSNNTTPIGGSLSDLVLLAGARRESAQVDALVAQSFVTTSQGVIVGCTVGLTCTTPDGSVYTLKDGPSKGGKLTLDATTGAFRFLPFADEKTTNGPSGTETFSVLVAQNTKFTDAITGLPIIGASLITPIVQALQQAGVLSGLIGTAELQNIEVDIDALRGVADTPVAYTTFVTSWDGVKISTNFFPALPVGDDANPGYETIFNGPGLAQPGATDPNDPFVKNFRALGYNVVTWDPRGEFASGGLLQLDSPQYEGQDVQQLISWVATQNGVELDKANDPRMGMVGVSYGGGIQWVTAAGDNRVDAIAPGWSWNTLPDSLYPHNAFRTTYSAILLLGLVETRARINPQIYGGILTGATLGILTPAQIQLLQNSGPGETVRGISVPTLIFQGTVDVLFPLHQSLVNLGYLEDNPNVKLIWFCGGHGTCLPGQGNGTADSVWTLTETVKWMQTYVKDLIPADDKVFEWSDQTGTRWASTVRPTDDTFYDAISKVPTTEWNTGKTLPIIPIVGGSGPGPIAPAPYSYGNGSVATNAVTIDLTNPSGAANVVGAPHVVIDYSGLGTSRHIYAQVVDNKTGLVVGNIVSPVPVTLNGRDQQVEIDLEDIAYTMTPDSDLSLQIFTTATPFLNLTQFGFVNIKSVEVTLPTTSKGSLLAVFNPVAV
- a CDS encoding PE-PPE domain-containing protein: MGITAVGIAAAVGGVAATQPASIAALSVDLTALIVVGSSTHPDGTGNEDFFGGLFNQAPYNPGGQPGPDLIPVDFRGGPAAIGQALQANSGEDNAVLASGWGAANASLALSAFDRRDDPALPKTVFVLDNNVSRPDGGFGTRYPLFALIGVNPFPTPTDTAAAAVIDIAYQYNYNSNAPADLFNVVAHVNSLVAYLYGYRDQSEIALPVGVDGTPSVSCGSANSCAVLASGQVQPCQDARCQPPVEDRVAAYVTTRGQTTYVTYTTDELPLARLIRDVVPFGSTIADLTEPMLKLIVDSAYYDGNPIPADPSRYRPARLMPSIGELLDTAAHMPGALREGIEAVSQHTAAPRRTVEPRDAADAEPDQRPEESADAAEEKGAGAEDDAAGETGADRTADRPSRRVKHALREDDSLHRQEDAVTTDDSRRTDADTTGPRDSGATAADPSPTP
- a CDS encoding HAD-IB family hydrolase/lysophospholipid acyltransferase family protein translates to MRLPGSVAEIEASPEGPQVGAFFDLDGTLVAGFTGVVMTQDRLRRRQMSVGEFIGMVQAGLNHQLGRSEFEDLIGKGARMLRGNSVDDIDELAERLFVQKIVGRVYPEMRQLVRAHMARGHTVVLSSSALTVQVEPVARFLGIDNVLSNKFETDENGLITGEVQRPIIWGPGKARAVQEFATANGVDLSQSYFYADGDEDVALMYLVGNPRPTNPEGKMAAVAAKRGWPILRFSSRSGASPVSQLRTAAGIATMVPVAWGALGVGLLTRNRRSGVNFFTSMFGRTLLNTVGINLQVLGEENLTAQRPAVFIFNHRNQADPLIAGRLVSDNFTSVGKKELENDPIVGTMGKIMDAAFIDRDDPRKAVEGLKKVEELARKGLSILIAPEGTRLDTTEVGEFKKGPFRIAMSVGIPIVPIVIRNAEVIAARDSSTFNPGTVDVIVFPPIPVDDWTHDNLTERIAEVRQLYLDTLKDWPHDTLPVPDLYTRKKAKAPAAKKAPAKKAAKKATATKTAAKKTAAQKAPAKTAKKAPAKGRP
- a CDS encoding wax ester/triacylglycerol synthase family O-acyltransferase, translating into MSNAPDVDAAGLPEELSPLDQILHRGEANPRTRSGILTVELLDTTPDWNVFRARFDNASRKVLRLRQKVVTPTLPTAAPRWVVDPDFNLDFHLRRVRVPQPGTLRQVMDLAEVAAQSPLDISRPLWTATLIEGVHDGQAALMVHLSHAVTDGVGGVEMFANLYDLERDPPPQDAAPLPIPADLSPNDLMRQGINRLPGTIAGGVRDALFGAAQAVGHVVRDPVSRLGSVIDYAMSGARVIGPVAPPSPLLRRRSLSSRSEAIDIEFGALHRAAKAAGGSINDAYLAGLCGALRLYHQAKGVPVDTLPMAVPVNLRSEADPAGGNRFAGVNLAAPIGLSDPAVRIRNIRTQMTRKRDERALDMVGAIAPVVTLLPDSVLETMAGSIVNSDVQASNVPVYAGDTFIAGAKVLRQYGLGPLPGVAMMVVLISRSGYCTITTRYDRAAFTDPALLSRCLLAGFDEVLALGGDGRASPATFTDESPSFSATSPSSATPKSPATSTNGSAAP